A segment of the Pseudobdellovibrionaceae bacterium genome:
TATAAAAGGGCAGGTGTGGGCAAAGGCTTTATAAAGGGGTTCAACTAGTCGCTGGTCATTGGTGTCAAAGGCTAACACCAGATCAGGCTTCATTTTGGCAACCTCTTCAGAGAAGACTTTCACCACATGGTCCTTATTTATAAAATGATAGCGCGGATGTACGGGTTCATAGTGAACCACGTGCACGTCTTTGCCTGCTTTTTTTAAGGCATAGTACATGGCCAGTTCTGAGCCAAACCCATCTGCATCGCAGTTTTTATGTGTAGTGAGTAAAATACATTTAGATTTAAGAATCTTTTCCGCAAGAGCTTTATACGTATCCATTAGTATAAGAGTGTACCTTTAAGGTCTTTTGGTAAAGACCTCGACCTAAGAAATATACGAAAGGCCAAAAGTGGCGATGGTCAAAAAGATCAAATAGCCGCCGATATCTGTACCCATCGTGACAAGCACACCGCTTCCCACCGCAGGGTCTTTACCCAAAGACTTAAGGATAATAGGAACCAAAGAGCCCATAGTGGCTGCAATGATGGAGTTGAGAAACATGGAGAGCCACAGTATGAGTCCAATAGTAAGGTCTTGCTTCCATCCATAAACCACTAAACAGGCTACGGCTCCTGTACAAAAGCCCAGTGTGACACCCACGGTGATCTCTTTGATCAGAGCCTTTTTATAGGTTGTAAAATGAAACTCTCCGATGGCTAATCCTCGAGTGACCACGGTTAAAGTTTGTATGGCCGTATTGCCCCCTGTAGCTGCGCAGATGTTCATCAGACTGGCAAGGATTAACACTTCTGAGATGGTGCTTTCAAATTGATGGATCACTAAACTGGCAAACCAAGCTAAAAACATATTTAAGACAAGCCAAGGGATACGATTTAAAAAAGAGAGATACGCCTTCATGGTCACAGAGTCCATCTGTTGCAGACCTGCTTGAGCGTAGATGTCGGCTGTGGCCTGCTCTTGGATTTCGTCTACCACATCATCAATAGTGATAAGGCCCACCATGCGGTGGTTTTCATTGAGCACGGGAATGGCCACTAGGTCATGCTGCTGAACCATATTGATCGCCACTTCGATGTCATCATGGGTACGACACGCAATCACATCGCGATTGATGATGTCATCTAAAGCCGATTGAGGTTCTGCCATGGCCAATTGCCTTAACGACGCCACACCAATGAGTTTGAGAGTGCTAGTGACACAATAGATGTAATAAATGTAGTCGGTATTTTTGGCATGTTTGCGGATATAATCCAAACTTTCTTCGGCCGTAAGTTCTATGGGAATAGAAAAAAAATCCGTCTGCATCTGTCGACCGCAAGAATCCCTAGGGTATTCTAAATAACGTCGTAATTTTTGATGTTGAGGAAGCTGAGGTAAAAGCTCTTCGAGGCGGTCTTCTGTCAAATAGCCTAAGAAAAATACCGAGTCATCAATGTCCGCCTTGCCAATCAGCTTTGTCCAGTCGGTGACTTCCAGAAGATCAATGATCTCAACAAGACGGGCTTCAGGAAGCTCCAGAAAGGCATCGACAATCTGCGTTAATTCCATGATCTCGTCTTTACGATTGAGGAAGTCGGCTTTGCTTAAGTTATTGATCCATCTGGATAAATCCATATGCCTAAGAGCTGAGAGCTGTTTGCTGCTGATCAGACTTGGGTTTTTATTCAGCTGGGTTTGACCTTTTTTCCAGAAAGCAAACATGAAGACGTCCCATCTCGTAAATTAAGATTGAAAATTAAGCTAAACATACTATATATTAGTCGCTTTAAGTTTAACAGCAATTTTCCATTTAAGGGAGGCTTAAGTGAGTAGTGATAAACAGCCCATGACAGTAAGAGGGCGTGATCTGCTTAATAAAGAGCTAAAAAATCTACTTCAGGTTGAAAGACCCAAGGCCATTAAAGCTATTGAAGAGGCTCGAGGCCACGGCGACTTGAGTGAAAATGCTGACTATGATGCGGCCAAGGAACGTCAAGGTTTTATTGAATCCCGTATTAGTGAAATTCAAGCCAAATTGGCAAGTGCTGAAGTGATCAATCCTGCTGAAGTTCGTTCAGATAAAGTGGTCTTTGGGGCCACAGTGACTATTGTAGATTTAGACACAGATAAAGAATCCACATATCAGCTTGTGGGTATTGATGAAGCCGACATTAAACAAGGTCTGCTCTCTGTATTTTCACCTTTAGGACGTGCTTTAATTGGCAAAAGAGGTGGGGACACTGTTGAAGTGCAATCTCCTCGTGGTGATAAAGAATACGAGATCGTAGACTTTGAATTTAAGTAAGAAGTATGTTCTTATAAACCTATGAAACAGCCCGAACGCTCTAAGCGACTTTTCCAACTGTTTATCGTTACGTTTTTTATAGTCATGGCGGTCAGCGGTGGTACGCAGTTGTTTCTGTCACCCCAAAGAGTTGCGGGTTGGATTAAGACGGGGATTCCTGATTACGAACATTTGGATATAGAATTTAAAAAGGCTCAAGTGAGCTTTTCAGGAAGTTTTTTTCCTTTATTTGGGATCAAAGCTAAAGGAGTGATGATCAGATATCATGGTTGCTCAAATAGCTTCCAAATGAATGCTCCCTATATTTTGGTTCCCTTCTCTTTGATTGAAGCTTTTAGAGGTAAACTTCGTTTTGGCTATTTAAAAATAGGCGACGTGGATTTGCAGGTTCTTAAGAAAGACAATATTTGTATCGAACAAGAGCAGCAGTCTGCAAGTGAACCCGTAGAACCTACTCATAATGTCACGCAAGCCTTAGAGGGAAAAGATTACGATCAACTCTTTACAGCGCTCTTAAAACCCTTCCGTGGAGTAAAGGGATTAAAGATTCAAAAAGTAAATGTTTATGAACCAGTGACGGCACTTTGGGATGACCCCAAGGTGGCGTTGAGTGAAGCCAAAGAAAAAGTAAAACAGTTAGAAGCCGATAAAGAGACGGAAGCTTCGGAACTGCTTGCAGCCCAAGAAGATCTTGCGCAAATTCAAAATGCAAAACATGCCGAAGTGCAAAGGCTCAGGCTTACGTATGATAAGAGCAATGAGTCCATTCTACTTTTAGGGGGTATTAAAATCCTCTTACCAAGATTTGAAACCCTTAAACGACTTCCAGTTTATTGGATCAACTTAGAGTTTAACAAAGCCAAGGGTCTTAAGATGAATGCTAAGGCCCGCTATAACGAAGGTCGTTTTTCTTTGAACTCTGATTATCAAAAAGATTTGGATGATTTGAAGTTACATTGGAAGGCCAGCGATTTTCCGTTTTCATTTTTAGTGAAAACTTTTGATACCAAACAAACTCTGTCACAGCTTAACACTCATCTTTTATGGTTAAATGGTGAAGGTGCGCTGCTAGCTAGCTATCACAAAAAACTGAGTTTAAATGTCCTAGCCCGCGTGCTACGTTTGCGCGGAGAAATGGTGGATGCTATTGCTGGGGATGTTGAGATTGCTGTTTATCCTAAGCTTGACGTGCAAAAGCCCTTTGAGTGGCGAATTGAAAAATTAGACCTCGAACAGGCATCAGACTTTTTGGATCATAAAGGTTTGAGAGGTGTTTTACGACGTGCAGGACATATTCGTGGGTCGGGTATTGTCAATGGATTCCAAGATATTGTTTTTGAAGGCAGTGTTGAGGGGCTTGAGTTTTTCTTTTCCAGTTCTGGCCAAAGAGCATTCCAAAAAGTGGAAAAAGCGGAAATGAGTTTAGAGTACTACAAAGACAAATTCAGAATTGATCTGGAACGAATCACCTTTGGAGAGGGTGAAGTTGAAGGACAAATTGGTTTTGAACTTAAGCCTATTAAAAGCGACGAGTATCAGTGGAAGTTTCAGGCCAATGGCCAAAGCTTAAAGTTCAACAATCAAGTGTACGCGCTCTTTATGCTTGAGCCGTTTTCTTTTGATAAGTTTGACATTACAGTGCAAGGACAGGAAAAGTACGCCAATCATATTCTGGTGAATGCAAAGATTGAAGAGTGCAAAACCTTATGGGGTGAGTTTGAAGGGATGAACCTACAGATCAAAGCCCAAGACCATAAAAAAATGTTTTTGCAAATGCAGTCTAAAAAGTTTGAAGTCAATTCAAAGTATGTGCAGACTGCGGACTTGATCCCTAATCATCTTGAGAATGCCGTTGTGAAAATGGATCTTTTGTTAGATCAAGATTTAGGAAGCTTAGAGTTTATCGCACAAGCTCCAAAGGTGGGGCCACTGAAATTGACGGCAAAAGAGATACCGTACAAAACAAAATCTTTGTCTTTTAATGGCCACCTCACAAGAGCAGGAAAGTCTTATGAGGTTCATGGGGACTTAGAGGGCGGATACAAATTTAAACTTGCTGAATAAAGAATACCCTTTGGCTTTTATAGATTTTAAAAGCCCTTCCACATCAAAAGTTGTTCTAGCTTTTCATTTACAATTTTACTGACAGGCTCAGAGATCATGTCCACCAATGATTTTTTCTTGCGGGTGCGGATTTCAAAGATGTCGAAGTCTTTATGTTTTGAAAAAACAAAATCTTCGCTGGTGCTGATTCCGTCGGCTAACTTTAGGTCTACGCATTGATTTCCAAACCAATATTCACCTGTAGCCACTTGATCAATATCCACTTGCGGGCGGTTTTGTGTCACAAAGTTTTTAAAAAGCTGATGGATGTCCTCGAGTTGATCTACAAACTTGGCTCGTCCTTTGTCAGTATTTTCTCCAAATACAGTCAGAGTTCTTTTGTAATTTCCTGCTGTGAGCACTTCATAATCAATGTCATTTTTTTTCAGGAGCTTATGAAAGTTAGGAAGTTGAGCGACAACGCCAATAGAACCTAAAATAGCAAAAGGGGCCGTAAGAATTTCATCAGCCACACAGGCCATCATATAGCCTCCGCTGGCAGCCACTTTATCGACACACACAGTAAGTTTCAGCCCTGCATTTTTAATTCTTAAAAGCTCAGAGGCAGCTAGACCATATCCGCTCACCATACCGCCAGGGCTTTCAAGTTTAAGCATGACTTGGTCTTGTGGGCGTGCGGCCTGAAGTAGGTAAGTGATTTCAGATTTTAAATCTTCGGTTTGGGAGGCCTTAATGTCACCCTCAAAGCTTAAAAC
Coding sequences within it:
- the greA gene encoding transcription elongation factor GreA, whose amino-acid sequence is MSSDKQPMTVRGRDLLNKELKNLLQVERPKAIKAIEEARGHGDLSENADYDAAKERQGFIESRISEIQAKLASAEVINPAEVRSDKVVFGATVTIVDLDTDKESTYQLVGIDEADIKQGLLSVFSPLGRALIGKRGGDTVEVQSPRGDKEYEIVDFEFK
- the sohB gene encoding protease SohB encodes the protein MEHVIEFGVFFLKTAVILFAFIIALSYILSASLKAKAGDKSTLQMTNTSKKLKEREKELQVKFADPKQAKALKKEVKKQKKKNKKQATSEEKKRLFVLSFEGDIKASQTEDLKSEITYLLQAARPQDQVMLKLESPGGMVSGYGLAASELLRIKNAGLKLTVCVDKVAASGGYMMACVADEILTAPFAILGSIGVVAQLPNFHKLLKKNDIDYEVLTAGNYKRTLTVFGENTDKGRAKFVDQLEDIHQLFKNFVTQNRPQVDIDQVATGEYWFGNQCVDLKLADGISTSEDFVFSKHKDFDIFEIRTRKKKSLVDMISEPVSKIVNEKLEQLLMWKGF
- the mgtE gene encoding magnesium transporter; the protein is MFAFWKKGQTQLNKNPSLISSKQLSALRHMDLSRWINNLSKADFLNRKDEIMELTQIVDAFLELPEARLVEIIDLLEVTDWTKLIGKADIDDSVFFLGYLTEDRLEELLPQLPQHQKLRRYLEYPRDSCGRQMQTDFFSIPIELTAEESLDYIRKHAKNTDYIYYIYCVTSTLKLIGVASLRQLAMAEPQSALDDIINRDVIACRTHDDIEVAINMVQQHDLVAIPVLNENHRMVGLITIDDVVDEIQEQATADIYAQAGLQQMDSVTMKAYLSFLNRIPWLVLNMFLAWFASLVIHQFESTISEVLILASLMNICAATGGNTAIQTLTVVTRGLAIGEFHFTTYKKALIKEITVGVTLGFCTGAVACLVVYGWKQDLTIGLILWLSMFLNSIIAATMGSLVPIILKSLGKDPAVGSGVLVTMGTDIGGYLIFLTIATFGLSYIS